Proteins encoded within one genomic window of Cucumis sativus cultivar 9930 chromosome 3, Cucumber_9930_V3, whole genome shotgun sequence:
- the LOC105434839 gene encoding uncharacterized protein LOC105434839, which translates to MPGFGVFPLGSCFDGCRDHAQASGFGTRIWNLSDRPVELQIRVGSILKKVHSLKPGCSKRLKCKSIYKAYMPGRSMKSLLYYYDEACQPYVWIHESGGDSMRMVKQQYVSLEDLREFSEIRIFRDHQRGCISVRKKQRPDFC; encoded by the coding sequence ATGCCAGGATTTGGTGTTTTCCCTCTTGGTAGCTGCTTTGATGGGTGTAGAGACCATGCTCAAGCGTCGGGATTCGGCACTCGAATATGGAACTTGAGCGATAGACCAGTAGAGCTGCAGATAAGGGTGGGATCGATATTGAAAAAAGTGCATAGTTTGAAGCCAGGATGCTCAAAGAGGTTGAAATGTAAGAGTATTTACAAAGCATATATGCCAGGAAGAAGTATGAAGAGCTTGCTTTATTACTATGATGAAGCTTGTCAACCTTATGTTTGGATACATGAAAGTGGAGGTGATTCCATGAGAATGGTGAAGCAACAATACGTCAGTCTTGAAGATCTAAGGGAGTTTTCTGAGATCAGAATCTTTAGGGATCATCAACGTGGCTGCATATCGGTTCGTAAGAAACAGAGGCCCGATTTTTGCTGA
- the LOC101210977 gene encoding uncharacterized protein LOC101210977 — protein sequence MALRIVFLILLIAAIAVACFTLPLQKILKDFLLWVHRDLGVWGPVVLAVAYIPLTIMAVPASILTLGGGYLFGLPIGIAADSIGATAGAGAAFLLGRTIGKSFVVSKLKDYPQFRSVAIAIHKSGFKIILLLRLVPLLPFNIMNYLLSVTPISLGKYMLASWLGMMPSTVALVYVGTTLKDLSDVTHGWNEFPKSDWAFIMMGLFISVVLIICITRVAKSALDKALAENEDYDDITYGELPVVADFLVDLKQPLILKIDPTEDNHEK from the exons ATGGCTTTGAGAATCGTCTTCCTCATCCTCCTCATCGCCGCCATAGCCGTCGCTTGCTTCACGCTCCCTCTCCAAAAG ATTTTGAAGGATTTCTTGTTATGGGTTCATCGGGATCTTGGAGTCTGGGGTCCAGTCGTGCT AGCTGTTGCATACATTCCATTGACAATCATGGCTGTTCCAGCCTCAATCTTGACA CTTGGGGGTGGTTACTTATTTGGGTTGCCCATTGGCATTGCTGCTGATTCTATTGGTGCAACTGCTGGAGCTGGGGCTGCATTTCTTCTTGGAAGAACA ATTGGGAAGTCATTTGTTGTTTCCAAGTTGAAGGACTATCCGCAGTTTCGTTCAGTTGCAATCGCAATTCATAAGTCGGGGTTTAAG ATCATTCTGTTACTTCGGCTTGTTCCTTTGCTTCCATTCAACATAATGAATTATCTTTTGTCTGTAACTCCTATTTCACTAGGAAAGTACATGTTGGCTTCCTGGTTGGGAATGATG CCAAGTACAGTTGCATTAGTTTATGTGGGAACAACTCTTAAGGATTTATCGGATGTAACTCACGGCTGGAATGAATTTCCAAAGTCTGATTGG GCATTTATCATGATGGGCCTTTTCATATCTG TGGTTCTAATAATTTGCATTACAAGAGTCGCCAAGTCTGCTCTAGATAAAGCTTTGGCTGAAAATGAGGATTATGACGATATCACATATGGTGAGCTACCGGTTGTTGCCGATTTTCTTGTAGATTTAAAGCAGCCTTTGATACTGAAGATAGACCCAACTGAAGATAACCATGAAAAATGA
- the LOC101204185 gene encoding uncharacterized protein LOC101204185 — protein MQEKGLLPVTSNPWLLRSSPLVHSRFGVLTALILFSMLAIWSIDGGHIKIFIKAWSSPQDFVSVSSNFTDTHDFNFTPVISYKPEINYQESVLNEPVPPQNAPVEPRRKQSKPAVRHDSFSDWFSAELEPNFTSHLLAQWLAPGGEPCRDLKTTDIAISGMESPAIVTLSTGDVHEFRFQALDESGNPRCLGGDYFETDLSGNLWKSRPFVKDFGNGTYSFWLQVHPDFAGDYNLTVILLFRHFEGLRFSPTRFAYDRELRRIKVRFVKNSVVLPKIKMCRSSDFSRDIWTGRWTRHGRNDRCKISDDGRYRCFAPDYPCQSPWCNGPLGLLESNGWVYSAHCSFTMFSSSSAWDCLKGRWIFFWGDSNHVDTIRNLLNFVLDLPEIPAVPRRFDRNFSNPKNPSQTVRITSIFNGHWNDTQNYEGLNSLRNEGFRSLLQKYFSEETVPDTIIMNSGLHDGVHWLNIRSFSVGATYAASFWKQVLDSIKQRGLTVPKVFYRTTVATGGYARTLAFNPNKMEIFNWVVLEKLKEAGITHGVIDNFDMTFPWHFDNRCNDGVHYGRAPAKLKWRDGEIGHQYFLDLMLAHILLNALCT, from the coding sequence ATGCAGGAAAAGGGGTTGCTTCCGGTGACCTCAAATCCATGGCTTTTAAGGTCGTCTCCGTTGGTGCATTCCCGTTTTGGGGTTTTAACGGCTTTGATTCTTTTCAGTATGTTAGCCATTTGGAGTATCGATGGCGgtcatatcaaaattttcattaaagcTTGGAGTTCTCCTCAAGATTTCGTCTCTGTTTCTTCTAATTTCACCGATACCcatgatttcaattttacccCAGTTATCTCTTACAAACCCGAAATAAATTACCAAGAATCGGTTTTGAATGAACCCGTTCCGCCGCAGAATGCCCCCGTCGAGCCTCGCCGGAAACAGAGCAAACCGGCGGTTCGTCATGATTCTTTCTCTGATTGGTTTTCAGCTGAACTCGAGCCGAATTTTACCTCCCATCTTCTTGCTCAATGGTTGGCTCCTGGCGGTGAGCCTTGCAGAGACTTGAAGACGACGGACATCGCTATCTCCGGCATGGAAAGTCCGGCAATAGTGACGCTTTCAACGGGAGATGTTCATGAGTTTCGATTCCAAGCTCTTGATGAATCTGGAAATCCTCGTTGTTTAGGTGGAGATTATTTTGAGACTGATCTTTCTGGGAATTTGTGGAAATCTCGGCCGTTTGTTAAAGATTTTGGTAATGGGACTTACTCGTTTTGGCTTCAGGTCCACCCTGATTTCGCCGGCGATTATAATCTTACTGTGATTCTTCTATTTCGACACTTTGAGGGGCTTAGGTTTTCCCCAACCCGATTTGCCTACGATCGAGAGCTTCGTAGAATCAAAGTTCGATTTGTTAAGAATTCGGTTGTGTTGCCGAAGATTAAAATGTGTCGGAGCTCTGATTTCAGTAGAGATATTTGGACGGGGCGGTGGACTCGTCACGGTCGAAATGACCGATGCAAGATCAGCGATGACGGCCGCTACCGGTGTTTCGCGCCAGACTATCCTTGTCAGAGCCCTTGGTGTAATGGCCCGCTAGGGTTGTTGGAGAGTAATGGATGGGTTTATTCTGCTCATTGTTCGTTTACAATGTTTTCTAGTAGTTCTGCTTGGGATTGCTTGAAGGGTAGATGGATTTTCTTTTGGGGTGATTCGAATCATGTCGATACGATAAGAAACCTTCTCAATTTCGTGTTGGATTTGCCCGAAATCCCTGCAGTTCCGAGGCGATTCGATAGGAATTTTTCGAACCCGAAGAATCCGTCTCAAACAGTTCGCATTACCAGCATATTCAATGGGCATTGGAATGATACACAAAACTATGAAGGTTTGAATTCATTGAGAAATGAAGGGTTTAGAAGTCTGCTTCAGAAGTACTTCTCAGAAGAAACTGTTCCCGACACGATCATCATGAACTCAGGCCTCCACGATGGTGTTCATTGGTTAAATATCCGATCTTTCTCCGTCGGAGCAACCTATGCTGCATCTTTCTGGAAACAAGTTTTGGACTCCATTAAGCAGAGGGGTTTAACAGTCCCGAAGGTGTTCTACCGAACCACGGTCGCAACAGGTGGCTACGCTCGAACGCTTGCCTTCAATCCTaacaaaatggaaatattCAACTGGGTAGTGCTGGAGAAGTTGAAGGAAGCTGGGATCACCCATGGCGTGATCGACAACTTCGACATGACATTCCCTTGGCATTTCGACAATCGGTGCAACGACGGAGTCCATTACGGGAGAGCACCAGCAAAGCTGAAATGGAGGGATGGCGAAATAGGGCACCAATATTTCCTAGACCTCATGTTAGCTCATATTCTTCTCAATGCACTGTGCACATGA
- the LOC101211227 gene encoding UPF0613 protein PB24D3.06c produces MNLSLSSSSPSSVPPVSVSSSSSSSSPSYSSSSSSTTSWLSGIVRGRADRSASMKMSANTSSGSPVGDSPGPVVKKNHFRGFLFKYGPKPIQVAFKTGDYKQQVIFIGGLTDGFMATEYLESLAIALDKEKWSLVQILLSSSYSGYGTSSLQQDAKELDQLVSYLINKEDSEGVVLLGHSTGCQDIVHYMRTNAACSRAVRGAILQAPVSDREYRATLPETAAMIDLASTMISEGRGLDLMPREADPSSPITATRYYSLCSYMGDDDMFSSDLSDDQLKLRVGHMANTPCQVIFSMGDEYVPDYVDKKSLVNRLCKAMGGAEKVEIEHGNHSLSNRVNEAVEVIVDFVRREGPKGWDDPWH; encoded by the exons ATGAATCTCTcgctttcttcttcatctccatcttcaGTTCCTCCCGTCTCtgtatcttcttcttcttcttcttcttctccttcctaCTCCTCTTCGTCGTCCTCGACCACTTCATGGCTCTCCGGCATAGTTCGCGGCCGAGCTGATAGGTCTGCGAGCATGAAAATGTCGGCCAACACTTCATCCGGCTCTCCTGTTGGGGATTCCCCTGGTCCTGTCGTTAAGAAGAATCATTTCCGTGGGTTTCTCTTCAAGTACGGTCCCAAGCCAATTCAG GTTGCATTTAAGACAGGAGATTACAAACAGCAAGTCATATTCATTGGTGGATTGACCGATGGCTTTATGGCAACAGA ATATTTGGAATCTCTTGCAATTGCTttggataaagaaaaatggtcaCTTGTTCAGATACTTCTCTCATCATCTTATAGTGGATATGGTACCTCCAGCTTGCAACAA GATGCCAAGGAGCTTGATCAGCTAGTAAGTTATCTGATCAATAAAGAAGACTCTGAGGGTGTTGTATTACTTGGACATAGTACTGGCTGTCAG GATATAGTCCATTATATGCGTACAAATGCAGCTTGCTCTCGAGCAGTTCGTGGTGCCATTTTGCAG GCTCCAGTTAGTGATCGGGAGTATAGAGCAACTCTTCCTGAAACAGCTGCCATGATTGACTTAGCTTCAACTATGATAAGTGAAGGCAGAGGATTAGATCTTATGCCAAGAGAGGCAGATCCATCTTCTCCAATAACTGCCACTAG GTATTATTCCCTTTGCTCGTACATGGGGGATGATGATATGTTCAGCTCTGACCTTAGCGATGACCAACTGAAATTGAGAGTTGGGCACATGGCTAACACACCATGTCAG GTTATCTTTTCCATGGGAGACGAATATGTGCCAGACTATGTGGATAAGAAGTCATTGGTTAATAG ATTATGCAAAGCAATGGGAGGTGCAGAGAAAGTTGAAATTGAACATGGGAATCATTCTCTCTCCAACAGAGTTAATGAAGCAGTTGAGGTTATAGTTGACTTTGTAAGGAGGGAAGGTCCTAAGGGGTGGGATGATCCATGGCATTAG
- the LOC101204427 gene encoding adenylate isopentenyltransferase 5, chloroplastic, translating to MRMALSLTSAAGKQVQPLVGNFQGNFNMEQFFRRKDKVVVVMGATGTGKSRLAIELATRFPSEIVNSDKIQVYEGLDVVTNKVTEEERRGIPHHLLSSIDPKSNFSSRDFTHHASGAIESILARDRLPIIAGGSNSYIEALVNDYAEARFRYEFCFLWVDVSLPILQKFVSDRVDRMVDGGFVEEVRQIFDPEGDYSQGIKRAIGVPELHEFLRAERDGADERVLNILLELAISRIKDNTCRLAFRQLEKIRLLRSKWNWNLRRLDATGVILTDGENSLDVWEKLVLEPSSRIVDQFLCDGSRRITTGISTPDAVSRAVAAVSR from the coding sequence ATGAGGATGGCATTGTCATTGACCTCTGCCGCCGGGAAGCAAGTTCAGCCACTGGTGGGGAATTTTCAGGGGAATTTCAATATGGAACAGTTTTTCCGGCGGAAAGATAAAGTGGTTGTGGTAATGGGAGCCACCGGAACGGGTAAATCTCGATTAGCAATCGAGCTAGCCACGCGGTTTCCGTCGGAAATTGTGAATTCCGATAAGATTCAGGTTTATGAAGGACTTGATGTTGTAACAAATAAAGTAACCGAAGAAGAACGCCGTGGAATTCCACACCATTTGTTAAGTTCAATCGACCCAAAATCGAATTTCTCTTCTCGTGATTTCACTCATCATGCCTCTGGTGCAATTGAATCAATTTTGGCCAGAGATCGCCTCCCAATCATCGCCGGTGGATCAAATTCCTACATTGAGGCTCTGGTTAACGATTATGCAGAGGCCCGATTCCGATACGAGTTCTGTTTTTTGTGGGTCGATGTTTCTTTACcaattcttcaaaaatttgTCTCCGACCGCGTTGATCGGATGGTCGACGGTGGGTTTGTCGAAGAAGTCAGACAGATTTTTGATCCAGAAGGTGATTATTCACAAGGGATTAAACGAGCTATCGGAGTGCCAGAATTGCACGAGTTTTTGAGAGCAGAACGCGACGGCGCCGATGAGCGGGTCTTAAATATCCTTCTAGAATTGGCGATTTCAAGAATTAAAGACAATACTTGCCGATTGGCATTCCGTCAACTCGAGAAGATTCGCCTTCTTCGTAGTAAATGGAATTGGAATCTCCGGCGACTCGATGCCACCGGAGTCATTTTGACCGACGGTGAAAACTCCCTTGACGTTTGGGAAAAGCTCGTCCTCGAACCAAGCTCGAGGATCGTCGACCAATTCCTCTGCGACGGTAGCCGCCGTATCACCACCGGAATTTCCACTCCGGATGCGGTGTCCCGCGCCGTCGCCGCCGTAAGCCGTTAA